The Gadus macrocephalus chromosome 21, ASM3116895v1 genome has a segment encoding these proteins:
- the LOC132449635 gene encoding trans-L-3-hydroxyproline dehydratase produces MELQVPPSDGGYELSVVDMHTGGEPLRVILSGYPAEIPGDNLLSKRRHVRENLDHLRRALMFEPRGHYDMYGALLVPSELPEADIGVLFMHNEGYSTMCGHAVIALGRFALDYKLVKEPRSPETQVNIHCPCGLVKAFVEYSNGKTGGVRFHSVPAFAFATDVSVTVEGFGEVVVDISYGGAFYAFVSAQRFGLDVSQSRTRDLVDAATAVTKAVKSQVKLHHPTSEDLAFLYGTIITDGNDAYSSDPTANMCVFAEAQVDRSPTGSGVTARIALQHHRGQIGLNQTRAFRSGATGSEFTGKAVQETTCGDFKAVVVEVAGRAFYTGVSRFVRENDDRLSSGFLLK; encoded by the exons ATGGAGTTGCAGGTTCCACCGAGTGACGGGGGCTACGAGCTGTCCGTGGTGGACATGCACACGGGCGGCGAGCCGCTGCGGGTCATCCTGAGCGGGTACCCCGCCGAGATCCCCGGCGACAACCTGCTGTCAAAGCGGCGTCACGTCAGGGAGAACCTCGACCACCTCCGGCGGGCGTTGATGTTCGAGCCCCGGGGCCACTACGACATGTACGGGGCGCTGCTGGTGCCAAGCGAGCTCCCGGAGGCGGACATAGGGGTGCTGTTCATGCACAACGAGGGCTACAGCACCATGTGTGGACACGCCGTCATCGCGCTGGGACGTTTCGCCCTTGACTACAAGCTGGTGAAAGAGCCACGTTCCCCGGAGACTCAAGTCAACATCCACTGTCCCTGCGGGCTCGTCAAGGCCTTCGTCGAGTACTCGAACGGGAAGACCGGTGGCGTGAGGTTCCACAGTGTGCCCGCGTTTGCCTTTGCAACAG ATGTCTCCGTGACAGTGGAGGGGTTCGGGGAGGTTGTGGTGGACATCAGCTATGGAGGGGCTTTCTACGCCTTTGTGAGTGCCCAGAGGTTCGGCCTGGACGTGAGTCAATCCAGGACCCGGGATCTGGTAGATGCAGCTACCGCAGTTACAAAGGCTGTGAAGTCCCAG GTGAAACTTCACCATCCGACCAGTGAAGACCTAGCATTCCTCTATGGCACCATCATCACCGACGGCAATGATGCGTACTCCTCTGACCCCACGgccaacatgtgtgtgtttgctgaagCTCAG GTGGACCGGAGCCCGACTGGTTCTGGGGTCACGGCCCGCATCGCCCTCCAGCACCACAGGGGTCAGATCGGTCTGAACCAGACCCGGGCCTTCAGGAGCGGAGCCACGGGGTCAGAGTTCACCGGGAAGGCCGTCCAG GAGACGACGTGTGGAGACTTCAAGGCGGTGGTAGTGGAGGTCGCAGGACGGGCGTTCTACACCGGCGTGTCGCGCTTCGTCCGGGAGAACGACGACAGGCTCTCCAGCGGTTTCCTCCTCAAATGA